One region of Anaeromyxobacter paludicola genomic DNA includes:
- a CDS encoding FAD-dependent oxidoreductase, translating to MARTVLCACEDVTLEEVRRAFAEGHRDLESVKRYTGFGTGPCQGKSCLAAVAGELLRLGATPAEIAPFTARPPLQPTPLALLATADPGALPLDPGVPPPAAGPRPRPQGGPLPERARVVIVGGGIMGLGLAYQLCRRGERDVLVLEAGYLNAGASGRNGGGVRAQWSTPTMIRLARRSLALCRSFAADMGVNVWFRPGGYLFLAPTAEQVARLERNAALHRAHGLATRVIDPEEAARIVPELDRRRFLAASWNPDDGVVFPWPFLWGYASRAAALGARIRTFTRVTGFEREGRRLTAVRTDAGRVTCEVVVNAAGAWSKEVAALAGVPLPNRPTRHEILVTEPLKPWLGPLVSVLGNGLYFSQSQRGELVGGMGDPDEPEGVVSGSTLRFLSRFARAALECVPRLAGVKVVRQWAGCYDVTPDNNPVLGAAGFDNFLQLSGFVGHGFMMAPAVTEAMAAWMTGGEEDEIFRRFTLARFERGETAREDFIIG from the coding sequence GTGGCTAGGACCGTGCTCTGCGCCTGCGAGGACGTCACCCTCGAGGAGGTGCGCCGCGCCTTCGCCGAGGGGCACCGGGACCTCGAGTCGGTGAAGCGGTACACCGGCTTCGGGACCGGGCCGTGCCAGGGGAAGAGCTGCCTCGCGGCGGTCGCGGGCGAGCTCCTCCGGCTCGGCGCCACCCCGGCCGAGATCGCGCCGTTCACCGCGCGCCCGCCGCTCCAGCCCACGCCGCTCGCGCTCCTCGCCACCGCCGACCCGGGCGCGCTTCCGCTCGACCCCGGCGTCCCGCCGCCCGCCGCCGGCCCTCGCCCCCGTCCCCAGGGCGGCCCCCTGCCCGAGCGCGCCCGGGTGGTGATCGTGGGCGGCGGCATCATGGGGCTCGGCCTCGCCTACCAGCTCTGCCGGCGCGGGGAGCGGGACGTCCTCGTGCTCGAGGCGGGCTACCTCAACGCCGGCGCGTCCGGGCGGAACGGCGGCGGGGTGCGCGCGCAGTGGTCCACCCCCACGATGATCCGGCTGGCGCGCCGCTCCCTCGCGCTCTGCCGCTCGTTCGCCGCCGACATGGGCGTGAACGTCTGGTTCCGGCCGGGCGGGTACCTGTTCCTCGCCCCTACCGCCGAGCAGGTGGCGCGGCTCGAGCGGAACGCGGCCCTCCACCGGGCCCACGGGCTCGCCACGCGCGTCATCGACCCGGAGGAGGCGGCGCGGATCGTGCCCGAGCTCGACCGGCGCCGCTTCCTGGCCGCCTCCTGGAACCCCGACGACGGGGTGGTGTTCCCCTGGCCCTTCCTCTGGGGCTACGCCAGCCGGGCGGCGGCGCTCGGGGCCCGGATCCGCACCTTCACCCGCGTCACCGGCTTCGAGCGCGAGGGGCGCCGGCTCACCGCGGTGCGGACCGACGCCGGGCGGGTGACCTGCGAGGTGGTGGTGAACGCGGCCGGGGCGTGGAGCAAGGAGGTGGCCGCGCTCGCGGGCGTGCCGCTCCCGAACCGGCCCACCCGCCACGAGATCCTGGTGACCGAGCCGCTCAAGCCCTGGCTCGGCCCGCTCGTGTCGGTGCTCGGGAACGGGCTCTACTTCTCGCAGTCGCAGCGCGGCGAGCTCGTGGGCGGGATGGGCGACCCGGACGAGCCGGAGGGCGTGGTGAGCGGCTCGACCCTCCGCTTCCTCTCCCGCTTCGCCCGGGCGGCGCTGGAGTGCGTGCCCCGGCTCGCGGGCGTGAAGGTGGTCCGGCAGTGGGCCGGCTGCTACGACGTCACGCCGGACAACAACCCGGTGCTGGGCGCCGCCGGGTTCGACAACTTCCTCCAGCTCTCCGGCTTCGTGGGCCACGGGTTCATGATGGCCCCGGCGGTCACCGAGGCGATGGCCGCCTGGATGACGGGCGGCGAGGAGGACGAGATCTTCCGGCGCTTCACCCTGGCCCGCTTCGAGCGCGGCGAGACCGCGCGCGAGGACTTCATCATCGGGTAA
- a CDS encoding 2Fe-2S iron-sulfur cluster-binding protein, with the protein MPRLPEPRFVPDCAILVDGVEVPARAGESVAVALVAAGRPLVSRSYKYHRPRGPFCLAGSCGSCLARVDGQPSLRTCRVACRDGLRVETQNAFPSARHDLLAVVDRATPHGLDHHHLLTSPVALNRVVVEVSRRLAGLGRLPDRAPGPFPAATLETFDALVVGAGPAGLGAAEALAAAGRRVLVAEQAPRAGGRLRAGLPLRGEPPLAWAAEVEGAVGRAGGELALATAALGLWRDGGSPIAALAAEAPPRLRLVRASVLVLATGGTAVPPVFPGNDVPGIFAGRALAVARAEHGLLPGARCLVLGEGEEAAAVAARLAGGGLEVVARPGPALLARGRARVRAVELAGERLRCDAVAWVTPPAPAAELARELGARLELLPALSAFAVAVDAEGRTGVPGLFAAGEVTGPLDGAAAAAAGRRAGEAALRG; encoded by the coding sequence ATGCCACGCCTCCCCGAGCCGCGCTTCGTGCCCGACTGCGCCATCCTGGTGGACGGCGTCGAGGTCCCGGCGCGGGCGGGAGAGAGCGTCGCGGTGGCGCTGGTGGCCGCGGGGCGGCCGCTCGTGTCGCGGAGCTACAAGTACCACCGCCCGCGCGGCCCCTTCTGCCTCGCCGGGAGCTGCGGCAGCTGCCTCGCGCGCGTGGACGGGCAGCCGAGCCTGCGCACCTGCCGCGTGGCCTGCCGGGACGGGCTGCGGGTGGAGACGCAGAACGCCTTCCCGAGCGCCCGCCACGACCTCCTCGCCGTCGTGGACCGCGCGACGCCGCACGGCCTCGACCACCACCACCTCCTCACCTCCCCGGTCGCGCTCAACCGCGTGGTGGTGGAGGTCTCGCGCCGGCTCGCCGGGCTCGGCCGGCTCCCCGACCGCGCCCCGGGGCCCTTTCCGGCGGCGACGCTCGAGACCTTCGACGCGCTGGTGGTGGGGGCCGGACCGGCCGGGCTGGGCGCCGCCGAGGCGCTCGCGGCGGCGGGCCGGAGGGTGCTGGTCGCGGAGCAGGCGCCGCGCGCCGGCGGCCGGCTCCGGGCCGGGCTGCCCCTGCGAGGCGAGCCGCCCCTCGCGTGGGCGGCGGAGGTGGAGGGCGCGGTCGGCCGCGCGGGCGGCGAGCTCGCGCTCGCGACCGCCGCGCTCGGGCTGTGGCGCGACGGCGGGAGCCCGATCGCGGCCCTCGCCGCGGAGGCGCCCCCGCGGCTGCGGCTGGTCCGCGCGAGCGTCCTGGTCCTCGCGACCGGCGGCACCGCCGTCCCGCCCGTCTTCCCCGGCAACGACGTCCCCGGGATCTTCGCGGGCCGGGCGCTCGCGGTGGCGCGCGCCGAGCACGGGCTCCTCCCCGGCGCGCGCTGCCTCGTCCTCGGCGAGGGGGAGGAGGCGGCCGCGGTGGCGGCGCGGCTCGCCGGCGGCGGGCTCGAGGTGGTGGCGCGCCCGGGGCCGGCCCTCCTCGCCCGCGGCCGCGCCCGGGTGCGCGCCGTCGAGCTCGCGGGCGAGCGGCTCCGCTGCGACGCCGTGGCCTGGGTGACGCCGCCCGCGCCGGCGGCGGAGCTCGCGCGCGAGCTCGGCGCCCGGCTGGAGCTCCTCCCCGCGCTCTCCGCCTTCGCCGTCGCGGTGGACGCCGAGGGGCGCACCGGGGTGCCGGGGCTGTTCGCCGCGGGCGAGGTCACCGGGCCCCTGGACGGCGCGGCCGCGGCCGCCGCCGGCCGCCGCGCCGGGGAGGCGGCCCTCCGTGGCTAG
- a CDS encoding alkaline phosphatase family protein, with protein MGVLFVFVDGVGAGAPDPAVNPLARAPFLLSRFADGSGAPLPRGGRARLADARLGVPGRPQSATGQATLLTGENAAAAMGRHLLGFPTPALRAFIEARSLFATLASRGKRAAFANAYPVAYLRALGFPCDGEPEWELPARRKLRASATTVAFSAAPGARLATWEDARQGRALTPDLTGVRANRLGAGLPPRSPEQAAGIATALLRAHDLVLLEFFETDEAGHARSSEQALDCLGRLDRFLRAVVAALGPDDSLLVTSDHGNLEDLSSRGHTLAEVPVLGFGPAAGRIDAVSDLTRVAPLLLELA; from the coding sequence ATGGGCGTCCTCTTCGTCTTCGTGGACGGTGTGGGTGCCGGGGCTCCCGACCCGGCGGTGAACCCGCTCGCCCGCGCGCCGTTCCTCCTGTCCCGCTTCGCCGACGGGAGCGGGGCGCCGCTGCCCCGCGGAGGCCGCGCCCGGCTCGCCGACGCCCGGCTGGGGGTCCCGGGACGGCCGCAGTCGGCCACCGGCCAGGCGACCCTCCTCACCGGAGAGAACGCCGCGGCCGCCATGGGGCGGCACCTGCTCGGCTTCCCCACGCCGGCGCTGCGGGCCTTCATCGAGGCGCGCTCGCTGTTCGCCACGCTGGCCTCGCGGGGGAAGCGGGCCGCGTTCGCGAACGCCTACCCCGTCGCCTACCTGCGGGCGCTCGGCTTCCCCTGCGACGGCGAGCCGGAGTGGGAGCTCCCGGCACGCCGCAAGCTTCGCGCCTCCGCGACCACCGTCGCCTTCTCGGCCGCGCCCGGCGCGCGGCTCGCGACCTGGGAGGACGCGCGCCAGGGGCGGGCGCTCACCCCGGATCTGACCGGGGTCCGGGCCAACCGGCTCGGGGCCGGCCTGCCGCCGCGCTCGCCGGAGCAGGCGGCCGGGATCGCGACCGCGCTCCTGCGCGCCCACGACCTCGTCCTCCTCGAGTTCTTCGAGACCGACGAGGCGGGGCACGCGCGATCGAGCGAGCAGGCGCTCGACTGCCTGGGCCGGCTCGACCGGTTCCTGCGGGCGGTGGTGGCGGCGCTCGGGCCGGACGACTCGCTCCTCGTCACGAGCGATCACGGGAACCTCGAGGATCTCTCCTCCCGCGGCCACACGCTCGCCGAGGTGCCGGTGCTCGGCTTCGGGCCGGCGGCCGGGCGGATTGACGCTGTGTCCGATCTGACCCGGGTGGCGCCGCTGCTGCTCGAGCTGGCCTGA
- a CDS encoding TldD/PmbA family protein — protein sequence MLATAILSAALLAAPAPDARLAVLDAMKAELGRSMERLRLSGFDAPYFIAYQVRDHRAEEVTGRFGAVFDDQSRHERRLGADVRVGDYALDSSGAQDDLSIFIGPEQQTWYAPREAPVDDDPLALRSALWLVTDEKYKEALSTWFKKKSRAVYRADEADRAASLTREAPQAHVDPPLAFPFDRARWRGEVRALSALFREHPAVFDSSVKVTADKHARWIATSEGTALLTEEVLYAVHVQANARAVDGQLLEDSRDFYARTEGGLPSPEALRTETRALVAELEALRTAPVVDPYTGPAILAPEAAGVLFHEAVGHRLEGERQDDDKGGQTFKGQIGRDILPSFLTVVDDPTLAAAGGTALNGFYDYDDQGVPAQRTVLVKDGRLEAYLLSRKPVKPFTHSNGHGRSQAGRPPVARMSNLLVLSARTVPWAELKRRLLEEARRQGKPYGLIVKDISGGNTNTASFGYQAFKGTPRLLYRVDVATGREELVRGVEMVGTPLTSVNKVLATSDRPQAFNGFCGAESGYVPVSTVAPAVLVGEIELQRVAQAFERSPILPSPWAAPR from the coding sequence GTGCTCGCCACCGCGATCCTCTCCGCCGCCCTCCTCGCCGCGCCCGCCCCGGACGCCCGCCTCGCCGTCCTCGACGCCATGAAGGCGGAGCTCGGCCGCTCCATGGAGCGGCTGCGCCTCTCGGGCTTCGACGCCCCCTACTTCATCGCCTACCAGGTCCGCGACCACCGGGCCGAGGAGGTGACCGGGCGCTTCGGCGCGGTCTTCGACGACCAGTCGCGGCACGAGCGGCGGCTGGGCGCCGACGTCCGGGTGGGCGACTACGCGCTCGACTCCTCCGGCGCGCAGGACGACCTGTCCATCTTCATCGGCCCCGAGCAGCAGACCTGGTACGCGCCGCGCGAGGCGCCGGTGGACGACGACCCGCTCGCGCTCCGCAGCGCCCTCTGGCTCGTCACCGACGAGAAGTACAAGGAGGCGCTCAGCACCTGGTTCAAGAAGAAGTCGCGCGCCGTCTACCGCGCCGACGAGGCCGACCGCGCCGCCAGCCTCACCCGCGAGGCGCCGCAGGCGCACGTGGACCCGCCGCTGGCGTTCCCCTTCGACCGGGCCCGCTGGCGCGGCGAGGTGCGCGCCCTCTCGGCGCTGTTCCGGGAGCACCCGGCCGTCTTCGACTCGAGCGTGAAGGTCACCGCCGACAAGCACGCGCGCTGGATCGCCACCAGCGAGGGCACGGCGCTCCTCACCGAGGAGGTGCTCTACGCCGTCCACGTGCAGGCCAACGCGCGCGCCGTGGACGGCCAGCTCCTCGAGGACAGCCGCGACTTCTACGCGCGCACCGAGGGCGGGCTCCCCTCCCCGGAGGCGCTGCGCACCGAGACCCGCGCCCTCGTCGCCGAGCTCGAGGCGCTGCGCACGGCGCCGGTGGTGGACCCGTACACCGGCCCCGCCATCCTGGCGCCCGAGGCGGCCGGGGTGCTCTTCCACGAGGCGGTGGGGCACCGGCTCGAGGGCGAGCGGCAGGACGACGACAAGGGCGGGCAGACCTTCAAGGGGCAGATCGGCCGGGACATCCTCCCCTCCTTCCTGACGGTGGTGGACGACCCGACGCTCGCCGCCGCCGGGGGCACCGCGCTGAACGGCTTCTACGACTACGACGACCAGGGGGTCCCGGCGCAGCGGACGGTGCTGGTGAAGGACGGCCGGCTCGAGGCCTACCTCCTCTCGCGCAAGCCGGTGAAGCCGTTCACCCACAGCAACGGGCACGGCCGCAGCCAGGCGGGCCGGCCGCCGGTGGCGCGGATGTCGAACCTGCTCGTCCTCTCCGCGCGCACCGTGCCGTGGGCCGAGCTGAAGCGCCGGCTCCTCGAGGAGGCGCGGCGCCAGGGGAAGCCCTACGGGCTCATCGTGAAGGACATCTCGGGCGGGAACACCAACACCGCGTCCTTCGGCTACCAGGCGTTCAAGGGGACGCCGCGGCTCCTCTACCGGGTGGACGTGGCGACCGGCCGGGAGGAGCTGGTGCGCGGGGTGGAGATGGTCGGGACCCCGCTCACGAGCGTGAACAAGGTGCTCGCCACCTCCGACCGGCCGCAGGCCTTCAACGGCTTCTGCGGCGCGGAGAGCGGCTACGTCCCGGTCTCGACGGTGGCGCCGGCGGTGCTGGTCGGGGAGATCGAGCTGCAGCGGGTGGCGCAGGCCTTCGAGCGCAGCCCCATCCTGCCGAGCCCGTGGGCGGCGCCGCGCTGA
- a CDS encoding nucleotide sugar dehydrogenase, with translation MEQQGDDMETVGGVDAGLHGRVAAREAVVGVVGLGYVGLPLALTFAGKGLAALGVDVDPEKPRALAAGKSYIKHVPADAIAGAVRAGRLSATSDFAALRGCDAVVICVPTPLTPEREPDLSFVTRTGEAIAPHLRAGQLVVLESTTWPGTTDEVLRPILERGSGLEAGRDFFLAFSPERENPGSGVQTHTIPKVVGGLTPRCLEAALALYGAAFERVVPVSSTRVAETTKLLENIFRSVNIALVNELKMLCDRMGMDVWEVIEAASTKPFGFMPFQPGPGLGGHCIPIDPFYLTWKARQFEFQTRFIELAGEINTAMPHYVVQRTMEALNDRGLALKGARILVLGIAYKRDVDDMRESPAIRLIELLQARGAQVVYHDPFVPRVPRMRHHSLDMVSVPLTDEALAGSDAVLIATDHSEVDYARVVERSALVVDTRNACRGVKAGREKIVKA, from the coding sequence ATGGAGCAGCAGGGGGACGACATGGAGACGGTGGGTGGGGTGGACGCCGGGCTGCACGGCCGCGTGGCGGCGCGGGAGGCCGTGGTGGGCGTGGTGGGGCTCGGCTACGTGGGGCTGCCGCTGGCGCTCACCTTCGCGGGCAAGGGGCTCGCGGCGCTGGGCGTGGACGTGGACCCGGAGAAGCCGCGCGCCCTCGCGGCCGGCAAGAGCTACATCAAGCACGTCCCGGCCGACGCGATCGCCGGCGCGGTGCGGGCGGGGCGCCTCTCGGCGACCAGCGACTTCGCCGCGCTGCGCGGCTGCGACGCGGTGGTGATCTGCGTGCCGACGCCGCTCACGCCGGAGCGCGAGCCGGACCTCTCGTTCGTCACCCGGACCGGCGAGGCGATCGCCCCGCACCTGCGCGCCGGGCAGCTCGTGGTCCTCGAGTCCACCACCTGGCCCGGCACCACCGACGAGGTGCTCCGGCCCATCCTGGAGCGCGGCAGCGGCCTCGAGGCCGGGCGCGACTTCTTCCTGGCCTTCTCGCCCGAGCGCGAGAACCCGGGCTCCGGCGTCCAGACGCACACCATCCCGAAGGTGGTCGGCGGGCTGACGCCCCGCTGCCTGGAGGCGGCGCTCGCGCTCTACGGCGCCGCGTTCGAGCGGGTCGTGCCGGTGAGCTCGACCCGCGTCGCCGAGACCACGAAGCTCCTCGAGAACATCTTCCGGTCGGTGAACATCGCGCTGGTGAACGAGCTCAAGATGCTCTGCGACCGGATGGGCATGGACGTCTGGGAGGTGATCGAGGCGGCCAGCACCAAGCCCTTCGGCTTCATGCCCTTCCAGCCGGGGCCGGGCCTCGGCGGCCACTGCATCCCCATCGACCCCTTCTACCTCACCTGGAAGGCGCGCCAGTTCGAGTTCCAGACCCGCTTCATCGAGCTCGCCGGCGAGATCAACACCGCCATGCCCCACTACGTGGTGCAGCGGACGATGGAGGCGCTCAACGACCGCGGGCTGGCGCTCAAGGGGGCGAGGATCCTGGTCCTCGGCATCGCCTACAAGCGGGACGTGGACGACATGCGCGAGAGCCCGGCCATCCGGCTCATCGAGCTGCTGCAGGCGCGCGGCGCGCAGGTGGTCTACCACGACCCCTTCGTGCCCCGGGTCCCGCGGATGCGCCACCACTCGCTCGACATGGTGAGCGTGCCCCTCACCGACGAGGCCCTCGCCGGCTCGGACGCCGTCCTCATCGCCACCGACCACTCCGAGGTGGACTACGCCCGGGTGGTGGAGCGGAGCGCGCTCGTGGTGGACACGCGCAACGCCTGCCGGGGCGTCAAGGCCGGCCGCGAAAAGATCGTCAAGGCGTGA
- a CDS encoding alginate lyase family protein: MTYYGFLATHVPPQRLLTTAALKAYRAARNRLVVRPYAPARDELLDTFGCAGPQELARRLAIRPPMALARDRGGVPEALERFFPGERERAVARAEAAARGEVLVFGRRTGVARTGGGTDWQRDPVRGGHYAAWAPSEALPPAPGCDIKNPWAVGRGDQWVALACGAVAEPREASRFAAAFVAGVRDFAAQNPVGRGVQWACPMEAGLRMLNVAQAHVLLRGARALEDPGYALDLARLAVATGRYIADRLEDSTAVPNNHLAADWLGLLVCGLFLPEWPEAERWREAAVVGLRRELRAQTHDDGLSFEGSATYHRLALELFTAAGLLCRASHLALGAGYWRRLGAMFRALRGLLCENGELPQLGDNDSGRIFAFHERGGLEGGYLLPIGAALLRDPALRLKDGAAFSEEVLWLFGPAALKGLAAAPAGPPAGSVTFPQGGFHLLRRGRLEAAVSCGPNGQRGVGGHSHNDKLAFELRHAGELLICDPGSLSYTADPEVRNAFRSTRAHATLTLDGAEQNPLPPGRLFALPDEAQARSLGLDSNGRFERFSGEHRGYARLGVVHRRELLLGEELLLLVDELEGDGWHRVEARFPLPHREARVRTPTPAERERLARLGHPAPEALEKALAVEIGPEGAARALLVLDRQESFTLSLAPSTYSPGYGEAVEACTVVWAGQLACPGRLRAAVLPL, translated from the coding sequence ATGACCTACTACGGCTTCCTCGCGACGCACGTCCCTCCGCAGCGCCTCCTCACCACGGCCGCGCTCAAGGCCTACCGCGCCGCGAGGAACCGGCTCGTGGTGCGGCCGTACGCCCCGGCGCGGGACGAGCTCCTCGACACCTTCGGCTGCGCCGGCCCGCAGGAGCTGGCGCGCCGCCTCGCCATCCGCCCGCCCATGGCCCTGGCACGCGACCGCGGCGGGGTCCCGGAGGCGCTGGAGCGGTTCTTCCCCGGCGAGCGCGAGCGGGCGGTCGCCCGCGCCGAGGCGGCGGCCCGCGGAGAGGTGCTGGTGTTCGGGCGCCGGACGGGGGTGGCCCGGACGGGCGGCGGGACCGACTGGCAGCGCGACCCGGTCCGCGGCGGCCACTACGCGGCCTGGGCGCCGTCCGAGGCGCTGCCGCCGGCGCCGGGCTGCGACATCAAGAACCCGTGGGCGGTCGGCCGGGGCGATCAGTGGGTGGCGCTCGCCTGCGGCGCGGTGGCCGAGCCGCGCGAGGCGAGCCGGTTCGCCGCCGCGTTCGTGGCCGGCGTGCGCGACTTCGCCGCCCAGAACCCGGTCGGGCGCGGCGTGCAGTGGGCCTGCCCGATGGAGGCCGGGCTGCGGATGCTCAACGTGGCGCAGGCGCACGTCCTCCTGCGCGGCGCGCGCGCGCTCGAGGACCCGGGCTACGCGCTCGACCTGGCGCGGCTCGCGGTCGCGACCGGGCGCTACATCGCCGATCGGCTCGAGGACTCGACGGCCGTCCCCAACAACCACCTCGCGGCCGACTGGCTCGGCCTCCTGGTCTGCGGGCTGTTCCTGCCCGAGTGGCCGGAGGCGGAGCGCTGGCGCGAGGCGGCGGTGGTCGGGCTCCGGCGCGAGCTGCGCGCGCAGACCCACGACGACGGCCTCTCCTTCGAGGGATCGGCCACCTACCACCGGCTCGCGCTCGAGCTCTTCACCGCCGCCGGGCTGCTCTGCCGCGCCAGCCACCTGGCGCTCGGGGCCGGGTACTGGCGGCGGCTCGGGGCGATGTTCCGCGCCCTGCGGGGCCTGCTCTGCGAGAACGGCGAGCTGCCGCAGCTCGGCGACAACGACTCGGGCCGCATCTTCGCCTTCCACGAGCGCGGCGGGCTCGAGGGCGGCTACCTCCTGCCCATCGGGGCGGCCCTGCTGCGCGACCCGGCCCTCCGGCTGAAGGACGGCGCCGCGTTCTCCGAGGAGGTGCTCTGGCTCTTCGGCCCCGCCGCCCTCAAGGGGCTCGCCGCGGCGCCCGCGGGACCGCCCGCGGGGAGCGTCACCTTCCCGCAGGGCGGGTTCCACCTCCTCCGCCGCGGCCGGCTGGAGGCGGCCGTCTCGTGCGGCCCGAACGGCCAGCGCGGCGTGGGCGGCCACTCGCACAACGACAAGCTCGCCTTCGAGCTGCGCCACGCGGGGGAGCTCCTCATCTGCGACCCGGGCAGCCTCAGCTACACGGCCGACCCCGAGGTGCGGAACGCCTTCCGCTCCACGCGGGCGCACGCCACGCTCACGCTCGACGGCGCCGAGCAGAACCCGCTGCCCCCGGGGCGGCTCTTCGCCCTGCCCGACGAGGCGCAGGCCCGCAGCCTCGGGCTCGACTCGAACGGCCGCTTCGAGCGGTTCAGCGGCGAGCACCGCGGCTACGCGCGGCTCGGGGTGGTGCACCGGCGCGAGCTGCTCCTGGGGGAGGAGCTGCTGCTCCTCGTGGACGAGCTCGAGGGGGATGGCTGGCACCGGGTCGAGGCGCGCTTCCCGCTGCCGCACCGCGAGGCCCGGGTCCGGACGCCGACCCCCGCCGAGCGCGAGCGGCTCGCGCGGCTGGGCCACCCGGCGCCGGAGGCGCTCGAGAAGGCGCTCGCGGTCGAGATCGGCCCGGAGGGCGCGGCCCGCGCGCTGCTGGTGCTCGATCGCCAGGAGAGCTTCACGCTGTCGCTCGCGCCGTCCACCTACTCCCCGGGGTACGGGGAGGCGGTGGAGGCCTGCACGGTGGTCTGGGCGGGGCAGCTCGCCTGCCCCGGCCGGCTGCGCGCGGCGGTGCTGCCGCTGTGA
- a CDS encoding serine/threonine-protein kinase produces the protein MPGTFGKYRVVAPLASGGMADVYRAELPGPGGFVKEVALKVVRGGGDAAAVAMFVQEARLASRLGHANIVQVLDFGREGDRWFIAMELVRGHSLRQVVERCRAEGVRFGLPRAVQVGIEVARALAYAHRLREEGRPAGLVHRDVSPQNVLVSFEGEVKLADFGIARAVSAGELTAPGTLKGKLAYMAPEQARAEPVDGRADVFALGVVLWELCAGRRLFARDGDAATLAAVTSGEPISRPSEWNELVPPALDEAIASALARDPARRTGSAEALERELAEVRHAQGWRPEDVDLRPLMRRLFPDGAAGPTLPRARRAEAEPEAPGGRERTAVMPAARRGGGEPAAAAPAEPTEAPTLTLADRRRPRAALLAAGALVALGAAGLGWRALAPGRRRADLPRPAGSAAVASPPSAEPTRPEPTPAAAATAVTGASPEPTAVAAPGPDAAAAVAAPRPSSAPATSPAAPPALVPASPPAATDRDPATLTVNAWPWATVHVDGEVVGETPRQLRLAPGRHRIELTHPRLPSVVRELELAPGARRTWSATLKR, from the coding sequence GTGCCCGGCACCTTCGGCAAGTACCGCGTCGTGGCGCCCCTCGCGTCGGGGGGCATGGCCGACGTGTACCGGGCCGAGCTGCCGGGCCCCGGCGGCTTCGTGAAGGAGGTCGCGCTCAAGGTGGTGCGCGGGGGCGGCGACGCCGCCGCGGTCGCGATGTTCGTCCAGGAGGCGCGGCTCGCCTCCCGGCTCGGCCACGCCAACATCGTCCAGGTCCTCGACTTCGGGCGCGAGGGCGATCGCTGGTTCATCGCCATGGAGCTGGTGCGCGGCCACAGCCTGCGGCAGGTGGTGGAGCGCTGCCGGGCGGAGGGGGTGCGCTTCGGGCTGCCGCGAGCGGTCCAGGTGGGCATCGAGGTGGCGCGGGCGCTCGCCTACGCCCACCGGCTCCGCGAGGAGGGGCGGCCGGCGGGGCTCGTGCACCGCGACGTCTCGCCGCAGAACGTGCTGGTCTCGTTCGAGGGAGAGGTGAAGCTCGCCGACTTCGGGATCGCGCGGGCGGTGAGCGCGGGCGAGCTCACGGCGCCGGGCACGCTCAAGGGGAAGCTCGCGTACATGGCCCCCGAGCAGGCGCGCGCCGAGCCGGTGGACGGCCGCGCCGACGTCTTCGCCCTCGGGGTGGTGCTCTGGGAGCTGTGCGCCGGGCGGCGGCTCTTCGCCCGCGACGGCGACGCCGCCACGCTCGCCGCGGTCACCTCCGGCGAGCCGATCTCGCGCCCGTCCGAGTGGAACGAGCTCGTCCCGCCGGCGCTCGACGAGGCGATCGCGTCGGCGCTGGCGCGCGACCCGGCGCGCCGGACCGGCTCGGCGGAGGCGCTCGAGCGGGAGCTGGCCGAGGTGCGCCACGCCCAGGGGTGGCGGCCGGAGGACGTGGACCTGCGTCCGCTGATGCGGCGGCTGTTCCCGGACGGCGCCGCCGGGCCGACCCTGCCGCGGGCGCGGCGCGCCGAGGCCGAGCCCGAGGCGCCGGGAGGGCGCGAGCGGACGGCGGTGATGCCGGCGGCGCGGCGCGGGGGAGGGGAGCCCGCCGCGGCGGCGCCGGCGGAGCCGACCGAAGCGCCCACCCTCACCCTGGCCGACCGGCGGCGGCCCCGTGCCGCGCTGCTCGCGGCGGGCGCGCTGGTCGCCCTCGGCGCGGCCGGGCTCGGGTGGCGCGCGCTCGCGCCGGGCCGGAGGCGGGCGGACCTGCCGAGGCCGGCCGGATCGGCGGCGGTGGCGAGCCCGCCCTCGGCAGAGCCGACGCGCCCCGAGCCCACCCCGGCGGCCGCGGCCACTGCCGTGACCGGCGCGAGCCCGGAGCCCACCGCGGTGGCCGCGCCGGGCCCGGATGCCGCCGCCGCCGTGGCCGCGCCGCGCCCGTCGAGCGCCCCGGCGACGAGCCCGGCCGCCCCGCCCGCCCTCGTCCCCGCGTCGCCTCCCGCCGCGACGGACCGGGATCCCGCGACGCTGACCGTGAACGCCTGGCCCTGGGCCACGGTGCACGTGGACGGCGAGGTGGTCGGCGAGACGCCCCGGCAGCTCCGCCTCGCCCCCGGCCGGCACCGGATCGAGCTGACGCACCCCAGGCTCCCGAGCGTCGTCCGGGAGCTGGAGCTCGCCCCGGGCGCGCGCCGCACCTGGTCGGCCACGCTGAAGCGCTGA